The proteins below come from a single Parageobacillus thermoglucosidasius genomic window:
- a CDS encoding GntR family transcriptional regulator has protein sequence MPSRRKLASMMRVNINTVQRALSELERQKLIVTESGKPSYIQSNTSRISEFRTSLINDSLDTFLDKIRPLNVGYDELVTIIREKYNDQS, from the coding sequence TTGCCATCTAGAAGAAAACTTGCCTCTATGATGAGGGTAAACATTAATACTGTCCAAAGAGCTCTTAGCGAATTAGAACGGCAAAAACTAATTGTCACCGAAAGTGGTAAACCCAGTTATATACAAAGTAATACATCACGAATTAGTGAATTTCGTACAAGTTTGATTAATGATTCATTGGATACTTTTCTTGATAAAATTAGACCGTTAAATGTTGGTTACGATGAACTGGTTACTATTATTAGAGAAAAATATAATGACCAAAGTTAA
- a CDS encoding permease prefix domain 1-containing protein, with amino-acid sequence MKEETRIHLNESIKELMMDGYTENDAFRIAVERFGGSEQAEKLIALMQIRQRTFANWLLAIGVSSILIASFI; translated from the coding sequence TTGAAAGAAGAAACTCGTATACATCTCAATGAATCTATAAAAGAATTAATGATGGATGGTTATACAGAAAATGATGCATTTAGAATTGCAGTAGAACGTTTTGGCGGATCTGAGCAGGCAGAAAAATTAATTGCGTTGATGCAAATTCGTCAGAGAACATTTGCAAATTGGTTACTAGCAATAGGAGTTTCAAGTATATTAATAGCTAGTTTTATATAG
- a CDS encoding PadR family transcriptional regulator produces the protein MEVDKELLKGHIDTLILSLLNKGNMYGYEIAKMIRIKSNGAFELKEATLYLSLKRLEKRKWIISYWSDEQGAGARRKYYRMTDEGRNYFKLKVEEWNFLKKWIDAFLDVSKGG, from the coding sequence TTGGAAGTTGATAAAGAATTACTGAAGGGGCATATTGATACGCTTATACTATCCCTCCTAAACAAAGGTAATATGTATGGATATGAAATTGCTAAGATGATTCGTATTAAAAGTAATGGAGCGTTTGAATTGAAGGAAGCGACCCTTTATCTTTCTTTAAAAAGATTGGAAAAACGAAAGTGGATCATTTCTTATTGGAGCGATGAGCAGGGGGCGGGGGCACGTAGGAAGTATTATCGAATGACTGATGAGGGACGTAACTATTTCAAACTAAAGGTCGAAGAATGGAATTTTTTAAAAAAATGGATCGATGCCTTTTTAGATGTAAGTAAAGGAGGATAA
- a CDS encoding C40 family peptidase, whose protein sequence is MKKSFILTGTIISSLLADQTAFASSYTVQKGDTLWGISKKYNTTVETLKQMNHLTSDLIFPGQILKVDEKKDTYTVNPGDTLSKIAKQFNTTVDALLKMNPEISNPNFIKAGQTIYVPGSVTASVQKQTASSVSAVSATSSENSTQAANSSLADRVIQIGEKYLGAKYLYGASPSRTDAFDCSSFTMRVFSEVGISLPRSSAAQSQVGTPVSFNQLQKGDLVFFDTDFDGAINHVGIYAGNGQMLNVSTSKGVSYASIGSSYWKERLVKAVRVIN, encoded by the coding sequence ATGAAAAAATCATTTATTCTGACAGGTACCATTATAAGTTCTTTATTAGCAGACCAAACTGCTTTCGCTAGCAGTTATACCGTCCAAAAAGGCGATACACTTTGGGGAATATCGAAAAAATACAACACTACTGTAGAAACTTTAAAACAAATGAATCATTTAACTTCTGATCTTATTTTTCCTGGACAAATATTAAAAGTTGACGAAAAAAAAGATACATATACAGTGAATCCTGGTGATACCTTAAGCAAAATCGCAAAACAATTTAATACGACTGTTGATGCATTATTAAAGATGAATCCTGAGATTTCCAACCCAAACTTTATTAAGGCCGGCCAAACCATTTATGTGCCTGGATCGGTTACAGCTTCTGTGCAAAAGCAAACGGCGTCTTCGGTTTCCGCGGTATCTGCCACTTCTTCCGAAAACAGCACACAAGCTGCGAATTCTTCTTTGGCTGATCGCGTCATTCAAATTGGCGAAAAATATTTAGGTGCTAAATATTTATACGGTGCTAGCCCATCCCGCACAGATGCATTTGATTGCTCATCCTTTACGATGCGGGTATTTAGTGAGGTTGGAATTTCTTTACCTCGCAGTTCAGCGGCACAATCACAAGTTGGCACACCGGTCTCTTTCAATCAGCTTCAGAAAGGAGATCTCGTCTTCTTTGATACAGACTTCGATGGAGCGATCAATCATGTCGGAATTTATGCGGGCAACGGCCAAATGCTAAATGTTTCAACTTCCAAAGGCGTCTCTTATGCATCGATTGGTTCTTCTTATTGGAAAGAACGCTTAGTAAAAGCAGTGCGTGTCATCAATTAA
- the modA gene encoding molybdate ABC transporter substrate-binding protein: MKHSIRIIMSVLLCASLLFIFACTNQAGKQESKKTVTLTISAAASLQDALTEIQKKYEKEHKNIKLAFNFGSSGALQQQIEQGAPADLFFSAAENKFRPLVDKGLINKKESKNLLGNEIVLIVPKDKADTIKGFPSLANSNVKQLAIGNPETTPAGQYGKQTLAKLNLWTKVKGKIVYTKDVRQVLSYVETNSVDAGIVFKTDAQVSDKVKIVDTASANMHDPIIYPVGIIKNTKHKTEATDFYQYLQTKDSLQIFAKYGFKILK; this comes from the coding sequence ATGAAGCATTCTATTCGCATCATTATGAGTGTGCTTTTGTGTGCTTCACTCCTCTTTATTTTCGCTTGCACGAATCAAGCGGGAAAACAGGAATCGAAAAAGACAGTAACATTAACCATTTCAGCAGCAGCCAGTTTACAAGATGCTTTGACGGAAATTCAGAAAAAGTATGAAAAAGAGCATAAAAATATAAAATTAGCATTTAACTTTGGAAGCTCCGGCGCATTACAACAGCAAATCGAACAAGGAGCGCCGGCAGATCTGTTTTTTTCGGCTGCTGAAAATAAGTTTCGTCCTCTTGTTGACAAAGGATTGATTAATAAGAAAGAGAGCAAGAACTTGTTAGGAAATGAAATCGTTCTTATTGTTCCAAAAGACAAGGCAGACACCATAAAAGGATTTCCGTCTTTGGCAAACAGCAACGTAAAGCAGTTGGCAATAGGGAATCCTGAAACTACTCCAGCAGGTCAGTACGGAAAACAAACCTTGGCCAAACTAAATCTTTGGACAAAAGTAAAAGGGAAAATTGTGTACACAAAGGACGTGCGTCAAGTATTATCGTATGTGGAAACAAATTCCGTTGATGCAGGAATTGTATTCAAAACCGATGCACAAGTATCCGATAAAGTAAAAATTGTCGACACAGCATCCGCTAATATGCATGATCCCATTATTTACCCAGTTGGCATCATCAAGAATACGAAGCATAAAACAGAAGCTACAGATTTCTACCAATATCTGCAGACAAAAGACTCTCTGCAAATCTTTGCGAAATACGGATTTAAGATTTTGAAATAA
- a CDS encoding helix-turn-helix transcriptional regulator, producing MEKSHSYTTEEVANILKVSKLTVYDLVKKGLLPAYRVGRQMRIDPSDLEAYIKRAKGKLQPTASQPLNKETTSEARGYPQVRQLIISGQDISLDILANYLEKSSKRFRPLRSYVGSLESLISMYQGYSDIVSTHLIEGISGEYNVPYISKILVNFQYIVIRLLARKAGFYVQKGNPLNIKHWEDLRRKDIKIVNREKGSGARVLLDESLRKHRIPVSEINGYDHEVTNHVSVASVVAKGEADVGVGIERGANLVKNVDFIPLVNEKYDLVILKNDENRELISQVLQILRSDDFKSDLEALGGYDLSQTGQVVYET from the coding sequence ATGGAAAAAAGCCATTCTTATACAACCGAGGAAGTTGCAAACATATTAAAAGTTTCAAAATTAACCGTATATGATTTAGTAAAAAAAGGTTTATTGCCTGCTTATCGTGTCGGACGGCAAATGCGAATTGATCCTTCCGATCTTGAAGCATATATAAAAAGGGCAAAAGGAAAGTTACAGCCAACCGCCTCACAACCATTAAATAAAGAAACAACGAGTGAAGCACGAGGGTATCCGCAAGTGAGACAATTAATCATAAGCGGCCAAGATATAAGTTTAGATATTTTGGCTAACTACTTAGAAAAATCCTCAAAACGGTTTCGGCCGCTGCGCTCTTATGTCGGAAGCTTAGAAAGTCTCATTTCGATGTATCAGGGATATTCAGATATTGTAAGCACGCATTTAATCGAAGGAATTTCCGGTGAATATAACGTTCCGTATATCAGTAAGATACTAGTGAATTTCCAATATATCGTGATTCGTTTATTAGCAAGAAAAGCAGGCTTTTATGTCCAAAAAGGAAATCCATTGAATATTAAGCATTGGGAAGATTTAAGGAGAAAAGATATAAAAATCGTCAACCGCGAAAAAGGGTCAGGGGCGCGGGTGTTACTGGATGAAAGTTTGCGAAAGCATCGCATACCTGTATCTGAAATTAATGGTTATGACCATGAGGTGACAAATCATGTAAGTGTCGCAAGTGTTGTTGCCAAGGGGGAGGCTGATGTCGGAGTAGGAATTGAAAGAGGCGCTAACTTAGTAAAAAATGTGGATTTCATTCCGTTAGTGAACGAAAAGTATGATTTGGTTATTTTAAAGAACGATGAGAATAGAGAATTAATTAGCCAAGTCCTGCAAATTTTAAGGTCTGATGACTTTAAAAGCGATTTGGAAGCATTAGGCGGTTATGATTTATCACAAACTGGACAAGTGGTTTATGAAACATGA
- a CDS encoding TIGR00730 family Rossman fold protein, whose protein sequence is MKSICVFCGSNYGNDMEYRQAARELGKFLASKKISLIYGGGKAGLMGEIANAVLSHKGRVIGIIPKFLKDKELAHDNISELFIVDTMHTRKAKMYELADGFIVMPGGYGTYEELFEVLSWLQIGIHNKPIGLLNVNGFFDPLIKMLEHTVDKGFAKPENLKLVISADNVVTLYQLMENFKPKVVNKWT, encoded by the coding sequence ATGAAATCCATTTGTGTATTTTGTGGTTCAAACTATGGGAACGACATGGAGTATAGGCAAGCAGCCAGAGAGCTTGGAAAGTTCCTTGCCAGTAAAAAAATATCCCTGATTTACGGAGGAGGGAAGGCGGGGTTAATGGGGGAAATCGCCAATGCCGTCTTAAGCCATAAAGGCCGTGTTATTGGGATCATCCCCAAGTTTTTAAAAGACAAGGAACTGGCACATGACAATATCAGTGAACTCTTTATTGTAGATACAATGCATACACGCAAAGCGAAAATGTATGAGTTAGCCGATGGATTTATTGTCATGCCAGGAGGCTATGGCACGTATGAAGAACTTTTTGAAGTGCTGTCTTGGTTGCAAATAGGTATACATAATAAACCAATTGGTCTACTTAATGTCAACGGCTTTTTCGATCCTCTCATAAAAATGTTAGAACATACTGTCGATAAAGGTTTTGCCAAGCCTGAAAATCTAAAATTAGTTATAAGTGCTGACAATGTGGTTACTCTTTATCAATTGATGGAGAATTTTAAACCTAAGGTTGTAAATAAATGGACATGA
- a CDS encoding MFS transporter, translating to MPFLAIYINERVETAWQVGLVMSLSPLAMIIGSFVVGRISDLIGRKPVMALSMIGNGLFLLGYIIFDHFFAYCFISFGAGFFNAFFHPAAAAIVADVTPDNQQTEVFVFLRMGMNIGVAGGPLLGTSVLFFSKNLIFILAAVSLILYGITLALLLEETLHKNLKAEETKKNITEGTSKTFITLLSDRILHFFIIAGLPIALVFSQTEGMLPLYFDKEMPWFKGSENPYPYLMAYNGLLVTTMQYAVTKWASPRPMGTMMLGGSIIFGLGIIEIACVTHYFHHLTSSWSTMMALLLFGYTIPLEK from the coding sequence ATGCCTTTTCTGGCAATTTACATAAATGAACGAGTTGAAACCGCCTGGCAAGTCGGGCTGGTGATGTCTCTATCTCCTCTTGCAATGATAATAGGATCGTTTGTTGTAGGAAGAATTTCTGATTTGATTGGCAGAAAACCGGTCATGGCTCTATCCATGATCGGAAATGGCCTCTTTTTGTTGGGATATATCATTTTCGATCATTTCTTTGCCTATTGTTTTATTTCTTTTGGCGCAGGATTCTTCAATGCTTTTTTCCATCCTGCTGCGGCTGCTATAGTAGCTGACGTAACGCCAGACAATCAGCAAACGGAAGTATTCGTTTTTTTAAGAATGGGCATGAATATTGGGGTTGCGGGCGGTCCCCTGTTAGGCACCTCCGTCTTGTTTTTTTCTAAAAATCTCATTTTTATTCTTGCAGCTGTTTCCCTAATTCTATATGGGATTACACTTGCTTTGCTGCTTGAAGAAACTCTTCACAAAAATCTCAAAGCAGAAGAGACGAAGAAGAACATTACCGAAGGAACATCCAAAACTTTCATCACTTTGTTAAGCGACAGAATTTTGCACTTTTTTATCATCGCTGGATTGCCTATCGCTCTAGTATTTTCGCAAACGGAAGGAATGCTTCCCCTCTATTTTGATAAGGAAATGCCGTGGTTTAAGGGATCAGAAAATCCCTATCCGTATCTGATGGCCTATAATGGTCTTCTTGTAACTACCATGCAATACGCGGTCACCAAATGGGCTTCGCCACGCCCAATGGGAACCATGATGCTGGGAGGAAGCATTATATTTGGATTAGGTATCATTGAAATTGCTTGTGTAACACATTATTTTCACCACTTAACATCCAGCTGGTCAACCATGATGGCACTTCTGCTATTTGGATATACCATACCTTTGGAGAAATGA